In Cupriavidus taiwanensis, the following are encoded in one genomic region:
- the urtC gene encoding urea ABC transporter permease subunit UrtC — protein MQRFQSISSTPFRLAVPERQSLFSARGWMVLVALTVIVGIGVPVCALVLPEGHPLHLSAYALTLVGKIMCFALAAIALDLVWGYCGILSLGHGLFFALGGYAMGMYLMRSIGREGVYQSELPDFMVFLDWKELPWFWHGTDHLGYALLLVVLVPGVLAWLFGFFAFRSRIKGVYLSIITQAMTYAAMLLFFRNETGFGGNNGFTDFKRIAGFAIAAPQTRTALFVLTFLALLAGFIACRYIVTSKLGRVVTAVRDAEMRVMFSGYNPLGYKLFVWTFSAVLCGIAGALYVPQVGIINPGEMSPANSIEMAVWVAVGGRGTLVGPVIGAFLVNGAKTLFTAHFAEYWLFLLGAMFVLVTLYLPDGVTGLWQRWRERRAQAPASVTTEAVSAPAVTARTGGEA, from the coding sequence ATGCAGCGATTCCAATCGATTTCTTCCACGCCGTTCCGGCTGGCGGTGCCCGAGCGCCAGTCGCTGTTCTCTGCGCGCGGCTGGATGGTGCTGGTGGCGCTGACGGTGATCGTCGGCATCGGCGTGCCGGTGTGCGCGCTGGTATTGCCCGAGGGCCATCCGCTGCACCTGTCGGCGTATGCGCTGACGCTGGTCGGCAAGATCATGTGCTTTGCGCTGGCGGCGATCGCGCTCGACCTGGTGTGGGGCTACTGCGGCATCCTCAGCCTCGGCCATGGACTGTTCTTCGCGCTGGGCGGCTATGCCATGGGCATGTACCTGATGCGTTCGATCGGTCGCGAGGGCGTGTACCAGAGCGAGCTGCCGGACTTCATGGTGTTCCTCGACTGGAAGGAACTGCCGTGGTTCTGGCACGGCACTGACCACCTTGGCTATGCGCTGTTGCTGGTGGTGCTGGTGCCGGGCGTGCTGGCGTGGCTGTTCGGCTTCTTTGCCTTCCGCTCGCGCATCAAGGGCGTGTACCTGTCGATCATCACGCAGGCGATGACGTATGCGGCGATGCTGCTGTTCTTCCGCAACGAGACCGGCTTCGGCGGCAACAACGGCTTCACCGACTTCAAGCGCATCGCCGGCTTTGCCATCGCCGCGCCGCAGACGCGCACGGCGCTGTTCGTGCTGACCTTCCTGGCGCTGCTGGCCGGCTTCATCGCCTGCCGCTACATCGTCACCTCCAAGCTCGGCCGCGTGGTCACGGCGGTGCGCGACGCCGAGATGCGCGTGATGTTCTCCGGCTACAACCCGCTCGGCTACAAGCTGTTCGTGTGGACCTTCTCGGCGGTGCTGTGCGGCATCGCCGGCGCGCTCTACGTGCCGCAGGTGGGCATCATCAACCCGGGCGAGATGTCGCCCGCCAATTCGATCGAGATGGCGGTGTGGGTCGCCGTGGGCGGGCGCGGCACGCTGGTCGGGCCGGTGATCGGCGCGTTCCTGGTCAATGGCGCCAAGACCCTGTTCACCGCGCACTTCGCCGAATACTGGCTGTTCCTGCTGGGCGCGATGTTCGTGCTGGTGACGCTGTACCTGCCCGACGGCGTGACCGGCCTGTGGCAGCGCTGGCGCGAGCGCCGCGCGCAAGCCCCCGCATCTGTGACGACCGAAGCGGTGTCCGCGCCGGCGGTCACCGCCCGCACCGGAGGTGAAGCATGA
- the urtD gene encoding urea ABC transporter ATP-binding protein UrtD — protein MNAALEHGQAESGDATGLGRVLEPGTIDVSHGPILYLEDVTVQFDGFRALNQLNLSIDHGELRCVIGPNGAGKTTMMDVITGKTGPRNASVSGRVFLGQTIDLMRMTEPRIAQVGIGRKFQKPTVFEQHAVWENLELAMKADKRWWSSLRARLTADGHRRIEETLALTGLEAEAYRPAGLLSHGQKQRLEIGMLLMQQPQLLLLDEPVAGMTDEETMQLASLLNGLRGSCSMMVVEHDMEFVAALAGETGKVTVLAEGSVLAEGTLDSVKRDERVIESYLGR, from the coding sequence ATGAATGCCGCGCTGGAACACGGCCAGGCCGAAAGCGGCGATGCCACCGGCCTGGGCCGCGTGCTCGAGCCGGGCACCATCGATGTGTCGCACGGGCCGATCCTCTACCTGGAAGACGTCACCGTGCAGTTCGACGGCTTCCGCGCGCTCAACCAGCTGAACCTGTCGATCGACCACGGCGAGCTGCGCTGCGTGATCGGCCCCAACGGCGCCGGCAAGACCACCATGATGGATGTCATCACCGGCAAGACCGGGCCGCGCAACGCCAGTGTCAGCGGGCGCGTGTTCCTGGGCCAGACCATCGACCTGATGCGGATGACCGAGCCGCGCATCGCGCAGGTGGGCATCGGCCGCAAGTTCCAGAAGCCGACCGTGTTCGAGCAGCACGCGGTGTGGGAGAACCTGGAGCTGGCGATGAAGGCCGACAAGCGCTGGTGGTCGTCGCTGCGCGCGCGGCTGACCGCCGATGGCCATCGCCGCATCGAGGAAACGCTGGCGCTCACGGGCCTGGAGGCGGAAGCCTACCGGCCCGCCGGCCTGCTGTCGCACGGGCAGAAGCAGCGGCTGGAGATCGGCATGCTGCTGATGCAGCAGCCGCAGCTGTTGCTGCTCGACGAACCGGTGGCCGGCATGACCGATGAAGAGACCATGCAGCTCGCCAGCCTGCTCAACGGGCTGCGCGGCAGCTGCTCGATGATGGTGGTCGAGCACGACATGGAGTTCGTCGCCGCGCTGGCGGGAGAGACCGGCAAGGTCACGGTGCTGGCCGAGGGCAGCGTGCTGGCCGAAGGCACGCTCGACAGCGTCAAGCGCGACGAACGCGTGATCGAATCCTACCTGGGAAGATAA
- the urtE gene encoding urea ABC transporter ATP-binding subunit UrtE has product MLQVNALNQFYGGSHILRNVSFEVPAGRLTTLLGRNGVGKSTLLKCLMGVVPTRSGSIHWDGKPLEKKPPYERVSAGLAYVPQGREIFPRLTVEENLLIGAASRARPAGVPERIYQLFPVLRTMRLRRGGDLSGGQQQQLAIGRALMSEPQLLILDEPTEGIQPSIIQDIGRALRLLVDEFGMTVLLVEQYYEFARHIADHYVVMSRGEVVARGAGASMEQDGVRELIAV; this is encoded by the coding sequence ATGCTGCAGGTCAACGCACTGAACCAGTTCTACGGCGGCAGCCATATCCTGCGCAACGTCAGTTTCGAGGTGCCGGCGGGCAGGCTGACCACGCTGCTCGGGCGCAACGGCGTCGGCAAGAGCACGCTGCTGAAATGCCTGATGGGCGTGGTGCCGACGCGCAGCGGCAGCATCCACTGGGACGGCAAGCCGCTGGAGAAGAAGCCGCCGTACGAGCGCGTCTCGGCCGGGCTGGCCTATGTGCCGCAGGGGCGCGAGATCTTCCCGCGGCTGACGGTCGAAGAGAACCTGCTGATCGGCGCCGCCAGCCGCGCGCGGCCAGCCGGCGTGCCGGAGCGCATCTACCAGCTGTTCCCGGTGCTGCGCACCATGCGCCTGCGCCGCGGCGGCGACCTGTCCGGCGGGCAGCAGCAGCAACTGGCGATCGGGCGCGCGCTGATGAGCGAGCCGCAACTGCTGATCCTCGACGAGCCGACCGAGGGCATCCAGCCCTCGATCATCCAGGACATCGGCCGCGCGCTGCGGCTGCTGGTCGACGAGTTCGGCATGACGGTGCTGCTGGTCGAGCAGTACTACGAATTCGCGCGGCACATTGCCGACCACTATGTGGTGATGAGCCGCGGCGAAGTGGTCGCGCGCGGCGCCGGCGCCAGCATGGAGCAGGACGGCGTGCGCGAGCTGATTGCCGTGTAG
- a CDS encoding urease accessory protein UreD translates to MRHPDFPSSLAMPAAWQATLQLRFARRGERTALTGRRHQGPLLVQKPLYPEGGICHAVILHPPAGVAGGDSLDIDVTVEDGAHAVLATPGATKWYKSLGRDAAQRVRLAVGAGARLDWLPQENIVFDDARARISTVLDVAPGGSAIGWDAVVLGRLASGEQWTRGALWLDTRIGTGERALWIEQAHLEAASPLRTAVGGLDGLNVLGTLWAVGEGATQELAEALAERLPYTPALRAGVTCLSANGQRMLLLRVLGQQMEAVRHVMTDSWQALRLPVQGVAARPLRLWAT, encoded by the coding sequence ATGCGACACCCCGATTTCCCTTCGTCCCTCGCCATGCCGGCGGCCTGGCAGGCCACGCTGCAGCTGCGCTTTGCGCGGCGCGGCGAGCGCACCGCGCTGACCGGGCGGCGCCACCAGGGTCCGCTGCTGGTGCAGAAGCCGCTGTACCCCGAAGGGGGCATCTGCCACGCGGTGATCCTGCATCCGCCGGCCGGCGTGGCCGGCGGCGACAGCCTGGACATCGACGTGACGGTGGAGGACGGCGCGCATGCGGTGCTGGCCACGCCGGGCGCCACCAAGTGGTACAAGTCGCTCGGCCGCGATGCGGCCCAGCGGGTGCGGCTGGCGGTGGGCGCGGGCGCGCGGCTGGACTGGCTGCCGCAGGAGAACATCGTCTTCGACGACGCGCGCGCGCGGATCTCGACCGTGCTCGACGTGGCGCCGGGCGGCAGCGCGATCGGCTGGGATGCCGTGGTGCTCGGCCGGCTGGCCTCGGGCGAGCAGTGGACGCGCGGCGCGCTGTGGCTGGATACGCGCATCGGCACCGGCGAGCGCGCGTTGTGGATCGAGCAAGCGCATCTCGAGGCGGCGTCGCCGCTGCGCACCGCGGTGGGCGGGCTCGACGGGCTCAACGTGCTGGGCACGCTGTGGGCGGTAGGCGAGGGCGCCACGCAGGAACTGGCCGAAGCGCTTGCCGAACGGCTGCCTTATACGCCGGCATTGCGCGCCGGCGTGACCTGCCTGTCCGCCAATGGCCAGCGGATGCTGTTGCTGCGCGTGCTGGGGCAGCAGATGGAAGCGGTGCGCCACGTCATGACCGACAGCTGGCAGGCGCTGCGCCTGCCGGTCCAAGGCGTCGCGGCGCGGCCGCTGCGGCTGTGGGCGACGTAG
- a CDS encoding urease subunit gamma has translation MELTPREKDKLLIFTAALLAERRKARGLKLNYPEAVALITAAIMEGARDGRTVAELMHEGTTVLSRDDVMDGIAEMIPEIQVEATFPDGTKLVTVHHPIV, from the coding sequence ATGGAACTGACGCCGCGAGAGAAAGACAAGCTGCTGATCTTCACCGCCGCGCTGCTGGCCGAGCGGCGCAAGGCCCGCGGGCTGAAGCTGAACTACCCGGAAGCGGTGGCGCTGATCACCGCCGCCATCATGGAGGGCGCGCGCGACGGCCGCACCGTGGCCGAGCTGATGCACGAGGGCACCACCGTGCTGAGCCGCGACGACGTGATGGACGGCATCGCCGAAATGATCCCCGAGATCCAGGTCGAGGCGACCTTCCCCGACGGCACCAAGCTGGTGACCGTGCACCATCCCATTGTCTGA
- a CDS encoding HupE/UreJ family protein: MTRTACLRLALGASLTVAAGAALAHPGHDAATVGASLWAGLAHPFTGADHLLAMAAVGVWSALVARSAADTLRLPLAFVGLMLVGAALGLAGMALPAVEPMIAASLLVIGLLLALRAKLPAWAGTLLVGGFAVFHGFAHGAELPASAGALPAVLAYVGGFAAATMALHLLGIGAGTLLRRRAGWLARAAGAGVALYGAGLLVA; this comes from the coding sequence ATGACCCGTACCGCTTGCCTGCGCCTTGCCCTGGGCGCTTCCCTCACCGTTGCCGCCGGCGCCGCGCTGGCGCATCCCGGCCACGATGCCGCCACCGTCGGCGCCAGCCTGTGGGCCGGCCTGGCGCACCCGTTCACCGGCGCCGACCACCTGCTGGCGATGGCCGCGGTGGGCGTATGGAGCGCACTGGTGGCGCGCTCCGCCGCCGATACGCTGCGCCTGCCGCTGGCCTTCGTGGGCCTGATGCTGGTGGGCGCCGCGCTCGGTCTCGCCGGCATGGCGCTGCCCGCGGTCGAGCCGATGATCGCGGCTTCGCTGCTGGTGATCGGGCTGCTGCTGGCGCTGCGCGCGAAGCTGCCGGCATGGGCCGGCACGCTGCTGGTGGGGGGCTTTGCCGTGTTCCACGGCTTTGCGCACGGCGCGGAACTGCCCGCCAGCGCGGGCGCGCTGCCGGCGGTGCTGGCCTATGTGGGCGGCTTTGCCGCGGCCACCATGGCGCTGCATTTGCTGGGCATCGGCGCCGGCACGCTGCTGCGCCGCCGCGCCGGCTGGCTGGCGCGCGCGGCCGGCGCCGGCGTGGCGCTGTACGGCGCCGGCCTGCTGGTGGCCTGA
- a CDS encoding urease subunit beta — translation MIPGELMPADGEIELNVGRATVSVTVANTGDRPIQVGSHFHFYETNAALAFEREAARGFRLNIAAGTAVRFEPGQTRTVELVALAGDRIVYGFNGKIMGAL, via the coding sequence ATGATTCCCGGTGAACTGATGCCCGCCGACGGCGAGATCGAACTGAACGTCGGCCGCGCCACCGTCAGCGTGACGGTGGCCAATACCGGCGACCGGCCGATCCAGGTCGGCTCGCACTTCCACTTCTACGAGACCAACGCCGCGCTCGCGTTCGAGCGCGAGGCCGCGCGCGGCTTCCGCCTGAATATCGCCGCCGGCACCGCGGTGCGGTTCGAGCCCGGGCAGACGCGTACCGTGGAACTGGTGGCGCTGGCCGGCGACCGCATCGTCTACGGCTTCAACGGCAAGATCATGGGAGCGCTGTGA
- the ureC gene encoding urease subunit alpha, producing the protein MASISRQAYAEMFGPTTGDRLRLADTGLIIEVEKDFTVYGEEVKFGGGKVIRDGMGQSQRMAKDCVDTVITNALIVDHWGIVKADIGLKHGRIAAIGKAGNPDIQPGVTIVVGPGTEVIAAEGMIVTAGGIDSHIHFICPQQIDEALMSGVTTMIGGGTGPATGTFATTVTPGPWYMERMLQAADAYPMNIGLLGKGNASQPGPILEQVEAGAIGLKLHEDWGTTPAAIDTCLSVADATDTQVAIHTDTLNEAGFVEATIAAFKGRTIHTYHTEGAGGGHAPDIIKVCGESNVLPSSTNPTRPYTVNTLDEHLDMLMVCHHLDPSIAEDIAFAESRIRRETIAAEDILHDLGAFSMISSDSQAMGRVGEVIIRTWQTAHKMAAQRGKLPGDPHDARGGHDNFRVRRYVAKYTINPALTHGIAHEVGSVEAGKWADLVLWRPAFFGVKPSLILKGGMIAAAAMGDPNASIPTPQPVHYRPMFASAGGALHRSSLTFVSQAALAAGIGERYGLAKTLSAVRGTRTVSKRDMIHNDWQPHVTVDPETYQVVADGQLLTCEPATELPMAQRYFLF; encoded by the coding sequence ATGGCATCGATCTCCAGGCAGGCCTATGCCGAGATGTTCGGCCCCACCACCGGCGACCGTCTTCGGCTGGCCGACACCGGCCTGATCATCGAAGTCGAGAAGGACTTCACCGTCTACGGCGAGGAAGTGAAGTTCGGTGGCGGCAAGGTGATCCGCGACGGCATGGGGCAGAGCCAGCGCATGGCGAAGGACTGCGTCGACACGGTGATCACCAATGCGCTGATCGTCGACCACTGGGGCATCGTCAAGGCCGATATCGGGCTGAAGCACGGGCGCATCGCGGCGATCGGCAAGGCCGGCAACCCCGACATCCAGCCGGGCGTCACTATCGTGGTCGGGCCGGGTACCGAGGTGATCGCGGCCGAGGGCATGATCGTCACCGCCGGCGGCATCGACAGCCATATCCATTTCATCTGCCCGCAGCAGATCGACGAGGCGCTGATGAGCGGCGTCACCACCATGATCGGCGGCGGCACCGGGCCCGCCACCGGCACCTTCGCCACCACGGTGACGCCGGGGCCGTGGTACATGGAGCGCATGCTGCAGGCGGCCGACGCCTATCCGATGAATATCGGGCTGCTCGGCAAGGGCAACGCCAGCCAGCCGGGGCCGATCCTGGAGCAGGTGGAAGCCGGCGCCATCGGCCTGAAGCTGCATGAAGACTGGGGCACCACGCCGGCGGCGATCGACACCTGCCTGTCGGTGGCGGACGCGACCGATACGCAGGTGGCGATCCACACCGATACGCTCAACGAAGCCGGCTTCGTCGAGGCCACCATCGCCGCGTTCAAGGGCCGCACCATCCATACGTACCACACCGAAGGCGCGGGCGGCGGCCATGCGCCGGACATCATCAAGGTGTGCGGCGAGTCGAACGTGCTGCCGTCGTCGACCAACCCGACGCGCCCGTACACCGTCAACACGCTGGACGAGCATCTCGACATGCTGATGGTGTGCCACCACCTGGACCCGTCGATCGCCGAGGACATCGCCTTCGCAGAAAGCCGCATCCGCCGCGAGACCATCGCCGCCGAGGACATCCTGCACGACCTCGGCGCGTTCTCGATGATCTCGAGCGATTCGCAGGCGATGGGTCGCGTCGGCGAGGTCATCATCCGCACCTGGCAGACCGCGCACAAAATGGCGGCGCAGCGCGGCAAGCTGCCGGGCGATCCGCACGACGCGCGCGGCGGGCACGACAACTTCCGCGTCCGCCGTTATGTCGCCAAGTACACCATCAACCCGGCGCTGACCCATGGCATCGCGCATGAAGTGGGCTCGGTCGAAGCCGGCAAGTGGGCCGACCTGGTGCTGTGGCGTCCCGCCTTCTTCGGCGTCAAGCCCAGCCTGATCCTGAAGGGCGGCATGATCGCCGCGGCGGCGATGGGGGACCCCAATGCCTCGATCCCGACGCCGCAGCCGGTGCACTACCGGCCCATGTTTGCTTCGGCCGGCGGCGCCTTGCATCGCTCCTCGCTGACCTTCGTCTCGCAGGCCGCGCTGGCGGCCGGCATCGGCGAACGCTACGGCCTGGCCAAGACGCTATCCGCCGTGCGCGGCACCCGCACCGTCAGCAAGCGCGACATGATCCACAACGACTGGCAGCCGCACGTCACGGTCGACCCGGAGACCTACCAGGTCGTCGCCGACGGCCAGCTGCTGACCTGCGAGCCCGCCACCGAGCTGCCGATGGCGCAGCGTTACTTCCTGTTCTGA
- the ureE gene encoding urease accessory protein UreE — MLKIDKLLAAPHGIASVLVRRAPKLVLPFGDRSKSRLRAVLDNGADAALFLPRGTVLRGGDLLVAQDGSLVEVRAAAESVLEVRAQDPHALMRAAYHLGNRHTPVEIGRDYLRLEYDAVLADMLRRLGVRAERAELPFEPEAGAYGGGHKHGHDATFAEDYAAAQAVFREHHGHGHSHGHEDEHVHGEHCGHRH, encoded by the coding sequence ATGCTGAAGATCGATAAACTCCTCGCCGCTCCGCACGGCATCGCCAGCGTGCTGGTGCGTCGCGCACCCAAGCTGGTACTGCCGTTCGGCGACCGCAGCAAGAGCCGCCTGCGCGCGGTACTCGACAACGGCGCCGACGCCGCGCTGTTCCTGCCGCGCGGCACCGTGCTGCGCGGCGGCGACCTGCTGGTGGCGCAGGACGGCAGCCTGGTCGAGGTGCGGGCCGCTGCGGAATCCGTGCTGGAGGTGCGCGCACAGGACCCGCACGCGCTGATGCGCGCGGCCTACCACCTCGGCAACCGCCACACGCCGGTCGAGATCGGGCGCGACTATCTGCGGCTGGAATATGACGCGGTGCTGGCCGACATGCTGCGGCGGTTGGGCGTGCGCGCGGAACGTGCCGAACTGCCGTTCGAGCCGGAGGCGGGGGCTTATGGGGGTGGGCACAAGCATGGACATGATGCGACGTTCGCCGAGGATTATGCGGCGGCGCAGGCGGTGTTTCGGGAGCATCATGGGCATGGGCATTCGCACGGGCATGAAGACGAGCATGTCCATGGGGAGCATTGCGGGCATCGGCACTGA
- a CDS encoding DUF559 domain-containing protein, with protein MPKPAFARLLRANQTNAEQRLWYRLRDRRFMGLKFKRQHPVGPFIADFVCIEAMLVIEADGGQHGDARDGARDAWFRQQGFHVLRFWNSEVLAETEAVLEEVRQFVLERTDPPRWP; from the coding sequence ATGCCGAAGCCAGCGTTCGCTCGCTTGCTGCGTGCAAACCAGACCAACGCGGAGCAGCGTCTTTGGTACCGGCTGCGCGACCGTCGCTTCATGGGGTTGAAGTTCAAGCGGCAGCACCCGGTGGGCCCGTTCATTGCCGACTTCGTCTGTATCGAAGCCATGCTGGTGATCGAAGCAGACGGAGGCCAGCATGGCGATGCCCGGGACGGAGCTCGCGATGCCTGGTTCCGGCAGCAAGGCTTCCACGTCTTGCGCTTCTGGAACTCCGAGGTGCTGGCTGAGACCGAAGCGGTGTTGGAAGAAGTTCGCCAATTCGTGCTGGAACGCACCGATCCGCCGAGGTGGCCATGA
- a CDS encoding urease accessory protein UreF, producing MTRLHQLISLLHLASPALPIGGFSYSQGLEAAIDCGSVSDASTAERWISDNLKHVQAQCEAPLWLLLHRHWQAGDAAQVRSWNDWFHATRETSELRLETEQMGWSLARLIAQMEWGTPALRDTLATLSPVCLPTAFTAACVALEIGARDGLAAYCFNWAENQVAAAIKAVPLGQVAGQHMLRRLHGAVLDTVDEAERRADATPPQLSTFSPMLGLLCARHETQYSRLFRS from the coding sequence ATGACCCGCCTCCACCAACTCATCTCCCTTCTGCATCTCGCATCCCCCGCCTTGCCGATCGGCGGCTTCAGCTATTCGCAAGGGCTCGAGGCCGCGATCGATTGCGGCAGCGTGAGCGATGCGTCGACCGCCGAGCGCTGGATCTCCGACAACCTGAAGCATGTCCAGGCGCAATGCGAGGCACCGCTGTGGCTGCTGCTGCATCGCCACTGGCAGGCCGGCGACGCCGCACAGGTACGCAGCTGGAACGACTGGTTCCACGCCACCCGCGAGACCTCCGAGTTGCGGCTGGAGACCGAGCAGATGGGTTGGTCGCTGGCCCGGCTGATCGCGCAGATGGAGTGGGGCACGCCCGCATTGCGCGACACGCTGGCCACGCTGTCGCCCGTTTGCCTGCCGACCGCGTTCACCGCCGCCTGCGTCGCGCTGGAGATCGGCGCGCGCGACGGCCTGGCCGCCTATTGCTTCAACTGGGCGGAGAATCAGGTGGCCGCCGCGATCAAGGCGGTGCCGCTGGGGCAGGTGGCGGGGCAGCACATGCTGCGCCGCCTGCATGGCGCCGTGCTCGATACCGTCGACGAAGCCGAGCGCCGCGCCGATGCCACGCCGCCGCAACTGTCGACGTTTTCCCCGATGCTGGGCTTGCTGTGCGCACGCCACGAAACGCAGTACTCCCGGCTGTTCCGATCCTGA
- the ureG gene encoding urease accessory protein UreG — protein sequence MTHARTKTNPPLRVGVGGPVGSGKTTLLEMLCKAMRDRYDLVAITNDIYTKEDQRLLTISGALPAERILGVETGGCPHTAIREDASINLEAVDRMLSRFPDADVVFIESGGDNLAATFSPELSDLTIYVIDVAGGEKIPRKGGPGITKSDLLVINKTDLAPYVGASLPVMESDARKMRGTRPFVMGSVKSGQGLDEVIRFIERQGMLGL from the coding sequence ATGACCCACGCCCGTACCAAGACCAACCCTCCGCTGCGCGTCGGCGTCGGCGGCCCCGTCGGCTCCGGCAAGACCACGCTGCTGGAGATGCTGTGCAAGGCGATGCGCGACCGCTATGACCTGGTCGCGATCACCAACGACATCTACACCAAGGAAGACCAGCGCCTGCTGACCATCTCCGGCGCGCTGCCGGCCGAGCGCATCCTGGGCGTGGAGACCGGAGGCTGCCCCCACACCGCGATCCGCGAGGACGCTTCGATCAACCTGGAAGCGGTGGATCGCATGCTGTCGCGCTTCCCCGATGCCGACGTGGTCTTCATCGAGTCCGGCGGCGACAACCTGGCCGCGACCTTCAGCCCAGAACTTTCTGATTTGACGATCTACGTGATCGACGTCGCCGGCGGCGAGAAAATTCCCAGGAAAGGTGGGCCGGGCATTACCAAGTCGGACCTGCTGGTGATCAACAAGACCGACCTGGCGCCGTATGTGGGCGCATCGCTGCCGGTGATGGAAAGCGATGCGCGCAAGATGCGCGGCACCCGGCCGTTCGTGATGGGCAGCGTCAAGTCGGGGCAGGGCCTGGACGAGGTGATCCGCTTTATCGAACGGCAGGGCATGCTGGGGCTCTAG
- a CDS encoding helix-turn-helix domain-containing protein encodes MHLAWLRKQRGWSQETLSLESGLSRSYLSGIESGKRNLALANICRLAETLAVPTAEMLDFSRHDASQLQVEQSRAPFGNRQRAAIEATVHHMAELSEPELNLVAAVARALAGKGSFRPPLGHGSPAARLAPEADPGQEG; translated from the coding sequence TTGCATCTCGCCTGGCTACGCAAGCAACGAGGCTGGTCCCAGGAGACCCTTTCGCTCGAAAGCGGGCTGTCGCGCTCGTACCTGAGCGGCATCGAAAGCGGCAAGCGCAACCTGGCGCTGGCCAACATCTGCCGCCTGGCCGAGACCCTGGCCGTACCCACCGCCGAGATGCTCGACTTCAGCCGCCACGACGCCAGCCAGCTGCAGGTGGAACAATCGCGCGCGCCGTTCGGCAACCGCCAGCGCGCGGCAATCGAGGCCACCGTGCACCATATGGCCGAGCTGAGCGAGCCCGAGCTGAACCTGGTGGCCGCGGTGGCGCGGGCGCTGGCCGGCAAGGGCAGTTTCCGCCCGCCGCTGGGGCACGGCAGTCCCGCCGCAAGGCTCGCACCCGAAGCCGACCCCGGCCAGGAAGGCTAG